In the Harmonia axyridis chromosome 3, icHarAxyr1.1, whole genome shotgun sequence genome, one interval contains:
- the LOC123677177 gene encoding uncharacterized protein LOC123677177, with protein sequence MAMNIFKTNGRGRFYTKIILLAMLWGVAVVTVMELRKIDLDVPVPHLNSRFLLQKHLDPFTSATTERYDIDPSIDRRPSPSEDMLVEDIQKRMPNLPIVYWNKNKNKPMGFNKTCARFPSMFELEFNNIYWQTLRTSNGTFQFFGAYLDNRANNRLGPTVRILGMIDRIEPTVKTFCQFWFDGKKEPVIVKTFEYKYVWYKKWGNYKQGIYQPYLIACVLPQGYKQKIPQSVSVVEKNCDNATNNLRVIYNKPEVRKDFAVCVKGLDFLHEDLSVRLVEWIELLNVLGADKIFFYELQIHPNITKVLKHYENEGKVVLTPLILAGGQPNAPSFQHLYLTKKTNHKRQNELIPYNDCFYKHMYEYKYIALLDIDEVIMPKDASNWKELMNIVLPKALKINKEERASYNVRNVYFLDDLIHNHGWFKEIPKYMHMLQHVYRAKNFTKPGQYVKCFHNTEKVLTLHNHFPLSCLGTGCTSYPIEVEDAQLHHYRADCVKTLKKSCEEFRKTSVMDTTVWKYKDVLIQRVSTTLRTLGFFNTDKESGKR encoded by the coding sequence ATGGccatgaatattttcaaaaccaaCGGACGGGGGAGATTCTACACAAAGATTATCCTCCTGGCCATGCTGTGGGGAGTGGCAGTTGTCACTGTTATGGAACTTCGTAAGATAGACCTCGACGTCCCAGTACCACACCTCAATAGCAGATTCCTTCTTCAGAAACACTTAGACCCTTTCACCAGCGCCACCACAGAACGTTACGATATCGATCCTTCCATTGACAGAAGACCCAGTCCATCCGAAGACATGCTGGTCGAAGACATCCAGAAGAGGATGCCCAATCTACCCATAGTCTATTGGAATAAGAACAAGAACAAACCTATGGGATTCAACAAAACTTGTGCTAGGTTTCCTAGCATGTTCGAGTTGGAATTCAACAACATCTACTGGCAAACCTTGAGGACCTCAAACGGGACTTTCCAGTTCTTTGGAGCCTATCTTGACAATAGGGCCAACAACCGCCTGGGGCCAACAGTGAGAATTCTAGGAATGATCGACAGAATAGAACCTACTGTGAAGACTTTTTGTCAATTTTGGTTCGATGGGAAAAAGGAACCAGTCATAGTAAAGACTTTTGAATATAAGTATGTTTGGTACAAAAAGTGGGGCAACTACAAGCAGGGTATCTATCAACCATACCTCATTGCATGCGTCTTGCCTCAAGGCTATAAGCAGAAAATTCCCCAATCGGTTTCAGTTGTTGAGAAGAACTGCGACAACGCCACCAACAATTTGAGGGTCATTTACAACAAACCCGAGGTGAGAAAAGATTTCGCAGTGTGTGTTAAAGGTCTGGATTTTCTCCACGAAGATCTTTCTGTGAGATTAGTGGAGTGGATTGAACTTTTGAATGTTCTTGGTGCTGATAAGATTTTCTTCTACGAACTCCAAATACACCCTAATATCACAAAAGTTCTCAAACACTACGAAAATGAAGGCAAGGTCGTTCTTACTCCCTTAATTTTAGCAGGGGGTCAGCCGAACGCCCCAAGCTTTCAACACCTGTACTTAACTAAGAAAACTAACCATAAAAGACAAAATGAACTAATACCATACAACGACTGCTTTTACAAACACATGTACGAATACAAATACATAGCTCTTTTAGATATCGATGAAGTTATAATGCCGAAAGATGCTTCTAACTGGAAAGAGCTGATGAACATCGTGCTCCCCAAAGCCTTAAAGATCAATAAGGAGGAAAGAGCATCTTATAACGTGAGGAACGTTTATTTCTTAGACGATCTCATCCACAACCATGGGTGGTTCAAAGAAATACCTAAATACATGCATATGCTCCAGCATGTTTACAGAGCGAAAAATTTCACTAAACCTGGACAATATGTCAAGTGTTTCCAcaacactgaaaaagtgttgACCCTGCACAATCACTTCCCTCTCTCCTGCTTGGGTACTGGATGCACATCTTACCCCATAGAAGTTGAGGATGCTCAACTGCACCACTACAGAGCAGACTGCGTTAAAACGCTGAAAAAAAGCTGCGAGGAGTTCAGAAAAACCAGTGTTATGGACACGACCGTCTGGAAGTACAAAGACGTTCTAATACAAAGAGTCAGTACCACGTTGAGGACTTTGGGTTTCTTCAATACGGACAAAGAAAGCGGAAAACGATGA